The window TCGAGACCGGCACCCAGTCCTACCGCCTCGCCCACACCCGCGCCCGCACCAGCCCGAACGGCCGCCCACCCACCCCGGTCCCCACTCCCACCGACACGACCCAACCCGCCTGAACAGCTGGCCCCCACTCCCACCGACGAACGGTCCCCACTCCCACCTTCATAGCCACATTCCTCGTCGCCGGGGCAGAGCAGGCGCCAGCCCTCGGCGGTGTGGGCGGCGAGCAGCCCGTCGGGGTCGATGTCCGGCCTGGTGGGCAGGGTCCGCCACACGGCCTCGGCGCCGCCGGTGTGCACGGCGGTGTCGCGGTTGCGGTCGGGGGGAAGCAGGGTCAGCGCGGCGCGGGCGCGGCGTTCCCCGGGCGGGACAGGCATGCACGGGACCTTTCACGAGGATGCGGAACAGGCGGGGGCTGGGTGCCCGCCGGTGGTGCGCCCGGCGTTCGGACGCACCACCTGGGGGGCGGCGCAGGGTCAGGCGGACGTGCCGGCCGGCTGTGGGTCGGTGTCAGTGGGGCGGGAGGCTCCCTCGGGGGTGGCGGGCGCCGGCCGGGGCGCGGCCCACGGGAAATGCATGCTCAGCGGTGTGCCGGCCGGGACCGTGCGCGGCTGGGACACCAGGTGGTCGGCGCGCCACGACGCGACGCAGTCGGGGCAGATCGTGCTCGCGTGAGGCGCCTCGTAGTCGACCGTGTCGAGCGGCCAGTCCGTGGGCGCCGCCTCCGGGCACCCATCCGGGAAGAACGGGACCAGATCGGCCGCGTTGAGGAACGGGTTGTCGGGATAGTCCCCGGCGTCGCGAAGCTGGACCAGGACACGGCTGGTGACATCGGAAACATGCATCGGGAAACTCCGTTTCACGGTGGGTGATGGTTTTCCGGTACCCCGGCGCACGACGGGGGCTATCGGAATATGCGCCGCGCATATCGGACCGAATGTCGGATAGCGGTGCGCGGTGGAATCGTAGCTCGTTATACCGACGCGGTAAACAATTCAGCATCACATGTCAGGAACACAGAAAGTTCGCGTTCGAGGATTTTTATCCTGCTGCGGAGACTTTCCCTTCAGCTGTTCGAATGCGTATCGAGAACACTTGCCGGAAGGGCGCCGCTTCAGGTTCCCACTACGTGTCGGTGCTAGTACCGCTGGCTTTATGACCCGCCTGCCTGCGGACCCGGCAGGGGTCGGCGTGGCGGAGGTGCGGTGATGGCGGCCCGGGTCCCGTGACCGTCGGTGTCACACGGTGCGTCGGGACCGAAGCGGGTGTTCGGGTGCCGGGTGTTCGGTCGGCGGGGTAGAGAGCGGGCAGGCTGGTCGGCGCCACCGGAACCGCCTCCATGTGGGGGTGGGTGCTGGGCGGGTGGGGGGCGGGTACCAGGCCGGGTCCGGGGTCAGGTCGCCGGAGTTCAGCCGGGTGCAGTCGGCCTGCGCCTGCTGCCAGGCCTGCCGGGGGCTGCCGTAGTAGGCCGTGCAGGCGGTGTAGGTGGCAGGCGGGGAGGGCGTGGCGTGGTCACGGATCTGGTAGTCACCCAGCCCTTCGATAGCGACCTGGAACCGGGGTGCGGGGAAGCACATGGCGACCTGCTGATAGTCGGCCGGGGTCAGCCGGTGGGGTGTCTTGTCCGCGTCGATCCGCATCAGGATCCGTCTCGGGTGGAGCAGGACCAGGCGGCCGGCGTCGTGCCCGTCAGCGGTCGAAAGGCCCGCGAGGGTTTCCACGCCGTGGTCGTGCTCCGCCGGGCGGGCGGCGGCCCGGTCGATCATCAGGACGCCGTCGTGGAGAAGGATGGTCTCGACGTTGCCGATCGGGGGTGGTGTCGTCATTGCGATCTCCCTTTG is drawn from Parafrankia discariae and contains these coding sequences:
- a CDS encoding ATP-binding protein, translated to NSVAIASNESFGGWTKTFTDPRLCSAIVDRLTFDGTIIETGTQSYRLAHTRARTSPNGRPPTPVPTPTDTTQPA